The Rhizoctonia solani chromosome 14, complete sequence genome has a segment encoding these proteins:
- a CDS encoding Retrotransposon-derived protein PEG10 has product MEPEPSLAALLEAITALTATVGSLQDQIKSQGQQLNELKAICKETADLLGDKDQGTQAQPGPLAGPVTPPTHTGGEAHTPGTVRPGLKAPFRPSRGMGFDSEEEEEPRRAPKKEPRDTPKRSLSSLTPFDSGSSVKQPKMELPDPYKGDSRGRKATQWLDQEQMVVWILYHMTDKAADWALPIIGTIIKGEGNPPTTIPALTAKFKEAFADPDAKRAAARKIAALTQTTTTSEYVTEFCNLMAELDWNTEAYIAQFTRGLHWKVKELLSTKDNIPDDDLEAIFAASVKIDNTRRENEENRPKKLPAKSPATMATSTTTTTQRVRLSEDPNYVTPEERDRRRASGLCVKCGQKGHGIKQCPNGWKATPKETAKVAQDESEKE; this is encoded by the exons atggaaccggaaccgtcccttgccgctctccttgaggctatcacagccctcacagccacagtcgggtccctccaggaccaaatcaaatcacaaggccaacagctcaatgagctcaaggccatatgtaaggagaccgccgacttactcggcgacaaggaccaaggaacccaagcccagcctggcccattggctgggcctgtcactccccccactcacacagggggagaagcgcacactccaggaacggttaggcctggactcaaggcccccttccgcccatcaagaggaatgggttttgactcagaagaggaggaagaacccaggcgagctcccaaaaaagagcctcgcGACACGCCTAaacggagcctcagctccctcacccccttcgattcagggtccagcgtaaagcaacccaagatggagctcccagacccatacaagggagactCCAGGGGAcggaaggcaacccagtggctagacc aggaacaaatggttgtgtggattctgtaccacatgacagacaaagcCGCCGATTGGGCTCTTCCCATTATTGGgactatcatcaagggcgagggaaatccccccaccaccatcccggccttaacggccaaattcaaggaagccttcgctgatccagacgcaaagagggcggctgccaggaagattgccgcatTAACTCAGACCAcgaccacgtctgagtacgtcactGAATtctgcaacctcatggcggaacttgactggaatactgaggcgtacattgcccagttcacgcgcggccttcactggaaggtgaaagaactcttgtccaccaaggacaatattccCGACGACGACCTAGAAGCCATATTTGCTGCCtcggtcaaaattgacaatactCGTCGGGAAAACGAGGAAAACCGTCCAAAGAAGCTCCCTGCCAAATCCCCGGCCACCAtggccacttccaccactaccaccacccaacgggtccgcctctcCGAGGACCCTAATTATGTcacaccggaagaaagggatcgtcgtcgcgcgtctggcctttgtgtcaagtgcggtcagaagggacatgggatcaaacaatgtcccaatggctggaaggccactcccaaggaaactgccaaggtggcccaggacgagtcggaaaaagaatga